The Deltaproteobacteria bacterium nucleotide sequence TGCCAGCGCCAACCCCGGAAAGTTTCCCGGTGGTGGCTACCGAGCAAGAGCTGCGTTTTTCTTATCTGATTGCCATTACCGAACAAGCTGTGCTGGACGCACACCCCACGGCGGCCTACTTCCGCTATCCCTATATCTACGGCGCCTATCAACTTGTGCCACGCGAATGGTGCATCATTCGCCGCGTTCTCGATAAACGCCCGTTCATCATCGTTCCCGATGGTGGATTGACGCTCGCGACGCATGGTTATGCCGAAAACATGGGGCACGCGGTTCTGCTGTCAGTTGATCGTCCAAAAGAATCGGCCGGGCAAATCTACAATTGTGGTGATGAAAAGACACTGACTTTACGACAGATTATTGAAGTCGTCGCCAAGGAAATGAACCACGAATGGGAAATCCTTGATGTCCCTAATGCAGTTGCGATTCCCTCGCGGCCGTATGCGTTCCAGGAAACCTCACATCATCGCCAGATGGATTTGTTCAAGATTAAGACGGAAATTGGTTATCGTGACATCGTGTCACCAGAGGAAGGATTGAAAAGAACCGTCCAGTGGTTGTTGAAGCACAGACCCACACCTGGTGATGAAGTTGAAGTGCGGCTGCAGGACCCGTTTGATTACGCGGGCGAAGACCGCTTAGCCGCAGCCTACAAAGAAAGTCTGCAACGCATGGCTGCGGTGCCGTTCAATATTGATACCAGCCGTCCGCACCCGTATGCTCATCCTAAGGAGCCCGGACAACAACGCGATCATCGCGATCGTTGAGAACTATGAAGCCAATCCTCATTCTAAAAACAGGCGAACTACCGCGACGAGTCATTGCCAACCTCGGACCATACGAAAATGCGTTCCTACGCGTCATCGGTCAGGAGCGCTGTGTAGTTGTCGATGTGCGCAAAGAAGAGGTTCCCGACGCAAATTGGGCAGGCGTAATCATCACTGGTTCGCCGGCCTCGACGTATGACGACGAAACCTGGATCACCAAGAGTGAAGAATTTCTCAAACGTACAGCCGATCGTGCGATCCCATTGTATGGCGTATGCTTTGGCCATCAACTCTTAGCGCAGACTTTTGGTGGCAAAGTCGAGAAGTGTCCACGCGGATGGGAATTAGGAACCGTCACATTACAGCAAACAGAGGAGGCAACTCGCAATCCTCTGTTTGCCTCTGTGCCAGAGCAATTCATTGCCCAGATGAGTCATGGAGATGTGGTGACTGAACTACCGCCCGGAGCTGTGACGTTAGCGCAGAATGATCACTGGGAGTGTCAGGCGTTTGTCATCGGTGACCGTATATGGGGAACTCAGTTTCACTCAGAGTTCACCCCACAAATCGTTGAAGATCTCATCCATTCGCTGACGCCGGTGTTGCCCCCTGAGGTATTTCACCGGCGACCCGAAGGGCAGCCGGTGCGCGAGTGGCTCCTGTCTACTATACAAGAAGCGCCGATGGCGCGTCGGTGTTTGGAGAATTTTGTACGGATTATTGAGGAACAAGGTTAAGGTCGTAAATACGACAACCGCACCTGACCAGACACAATCGCGTGTGTTGCTCGCGCCATTGCCTCCGCGTCATCGACGGTCATCCATGTGCTACTGTGGACAAATCCATACAATGGCTCGCCAGCACGAAGCATAGTGACGTATGTCTCGCGTGTCGTGCTAAATGGCTTGACCTCAGGCATGAAATCAAAAACGCGTGGTTCCAGAATCTGACAGCCAGTGAACATGTATTGAGACAACGGCTCTGTCACTGGGGGGTCTGCCGGTTCACCACGGATACGATAGAGCCGACCGTGAGCATCGCACTTCAACAGTCCGTAATTCGCAGCTTCAGGGTCAGAGCGGAGAACTAACGTTCCGACTGCTTTAGTCTGGCGGTGTGAAGCAACAAGCGCATTAAGGTCAATATCGATAATCGTGTCGCAGTTCACGACGATAAACGTGTCACCGTCAAGATAACGCTGCGCATTCTTGATGCCGCCACCCGATTCAAGAATCGGATCTTCTGGTGAGTAGATAATTCGCAATCCATAGGCATTGCCATCGCCAAACGCTTCGCGAATTTTGCCGCCAAGGTGATGCAAGTTGATGACGACATCCTCGATGCCGTAGGCTTTGAGCAGTAACAGGTTGTACTCAATCAACGGGCGGCCAGCGACTGGCACCAAAGCCTTCGGGACAGTGTTGGTTAACGGTCGTAACCGAGTGCCAAACCCAGCAGCCAGAATCATTGCACGCATCGGTTTACTCGGGAAAATGCGAGGCAATGATTTCTTGCAGACGTCGATACTGCGGCAGTCGCGCCACGACTCGACGAGCGGTTGCTAGCGTTGGTGGAATATAACGGCTATAGCCCGTCTTTTTCTTTTCCAGTTCGAGATAATAAAAACGCCCGACCACTTTACTGGCTTTCTGCAATAAACACAGGTTGTATTCTTCCCACATCTGCTCTTGGGCGATAGATGCGCCACCACTGGCATGCCAGGCGGTGTGATAGTAGTTAACTAGTGCCTGCTCAAGCGCAGGAGAGATCACCGTTGGTGTGTCGCGGTCATTGAGTAATGTTTCGAGATCATACGTCGCAGGTGCGAGTAACGCATCC carries:
- a CDS encoding epimerase; its protein translation is MNALVVGGTGPTGPYIVNGLLKRGYKVTIFHRGTHEIPEIPPEVEHIHGDPHFRETIDDALKGRTFDLAVVTYGRIRFVAEALVGKVGRFIGIGGVAAYRGYMHPRAVFPAGLPAPTPESFPVVATEQELRFSYLIAITEQAVLDAHPTAAYFRYPYIYGAYQLVPREWCIIRRVLDKRPFIIVPDGGLTLATHGYAENMGHAVLLSVDRPKESAGQIYNCGDEKTLTLRQIIEVVAKEMNHEWEILDVPNAVAIPSRPYAFQETSHHRQMDLFKIKTEIGYRDIVSPEEGLKRTVQWLLKHRPTPGDEVEVRLQDPFDYAGEDRLAAAYKESLQRMAAVPFNIDTSRPHPYAHPKEPGQQRDHRDR
- a CDS encoding NDP-sugar synthase, whose amino-acid sequence is MRAMILAAGFGTRLRPLTNTVPKALVPVAGRPLIEYNLLLLKAYGIEDVVINLHHLGGKIREAFGDGNAYGLRIIYSPEDPILESGGGIKNAQRYLDGDTFIVVNCDTIIDIDLNALVASHRQTKAVGTLVLRSDPEAANYGLLKCDAHGRLYRIRGEPADPPVTEPLSQYMFTGCQILEPRVFDFMPEVKPFSTTRETYVTMLRAGEPLYGFVHSSTWMTVDDAEAMARATHAIVSGQVRLSYLRP